In Dromaius novaehollandiae isolate bDroNov1 chromosome 31, bDroNov1.hap1, whole genome shotgun sequence, a genomic segment contains:
- the LOC112996125 gene encoding myosin-11-like isoform X4: MSGQRGQQDPPQGFRGQRNSFARAKDEEDLPPVKSLIDHFEHLKSEEILPPVKQLREHSEHLSHQDSPQDFQEQRYEFENRRKAVERSTTRALEAMQEETERILSEKLATLQSHVEGAQRTAPSPEELISPLTSTLHNLSQQVQALQRSLDSMQVSMQHDHQHSRADLQGIMSKVVKAAQGSWSESHVAELESKLGKAVERSTTRALEAMQEETERILSEKLATLQSHVEGAQRTAPSPEELISPLTSTLHNLSQQVQALQRSLDSMQVSMQHDHQHSRADLQGIMSKVVKAAQGSWSESHVAELESKLGTAVERSTTRALEAMQEEAERILSEKLATLQSHEEGAQRAAPSPEQLISPLTSTLHNLSQQVQDLQRSLDSMQVSMQRDHQHSRADLQGIMSKAEKAAQGSWSESHVAELESKLGKAVERSTTRALEAMQEETERILSEKLATLQSHVEGAQRTAPSPEELISPLTSTLHNLSQQVQALQRSLDSMQVSMQHDHQHSRADLQGIMSKVVKAAQGSWSESHVAELESKLGKAVERSTTRALEAMQEEAERILSEKLATLQSHEEGAQRASPSPEQLISPLTSTLHNLSQQVQDLQRSLDSMQVSMQRDHQHSRADLQGIMSKAEKAAQGSWSESHVAELESKLGTAVERSTTRALEAMQEEAERILSEKLATLQSHVEGAHHAAPPPQEMTSPLTSTLHNLSQQVQALQRSLDSMQVSMQRDHQHSRADLQGIMSKAEKAAQGSWSESHVAELESKLGTAVERSTTRALEAMQEEAERILSEKLATLQSHVEGAHHAAPPPQEMTSPLTSTLHNLSQQVQDLQRSLDSMQVSMQRDHQHSRADLQGIMSKAEKAAQGSWSESHVAELESKLGTAVERSTTRALEAMQEETERILSEKLAILQSHVEGAQRTAPSPEELISPLTSTLHSLSQQVQDLQRSLDSMQVSMQHDHQHSRADLQGIMSKAEKAAQGSWSESHVAELESKLGTAVERSTTRALEAMQEEAERILSEKLATLQSHVEGAHHAAPPPQEMTSPLTSTLHNLSQQVRALRRSLDSMQVSMQRDHQHSRADLQGIMSKAEKAAQGSWSESHVAELESKLGTAVERSTTRALEAMQEEAERILSEKLATLQSHVEGAHHAAPPPQEMTSPLTSTLHNLSQQVQDLQRSLDSMQVSMQRDHQHSRADLQGIMSKAEKAAQGSWSESHVAELESKLELVTRQRYTVDVTLDADTAHPRLEVSEDGKRVTDTGTIRNVPRTEKRFDSHTFLLAKEGYTSGKRYWEVDVGKRRNWDVGIAREPVARKGTLTLSPKNGFWVIGLADGREYWARTEPWTRLAVSRKPQKIGIFLDTTAKQLSFYDVRKKTAVYTFSLGGDSSQEGKFFPFFSTGSISAKPDTEALKIVQGFDDDE, translated from the exons ATGTCTGGGCAACGTG GCCAGCAGGACCCTCCGCAGGGCTTCCGAGGACAACGCAATAGCTTTGCACGTGCAA AAGATGAGGAGGATCTACCACCTGTCAAATCACTAATAGATCACTTTGAGCATCTGA AAAGTGAGGAGATTCTACCACCTGTCAAACAACTCAGAGAACACTCTGAGCATCTGA GCCACCAGGACTCTCCGCAGGACTTCCAAGAACAACGCTATGAGTTTGAAAATCGAA gaaaGGCAGTGGAGAGAAGCACCACAAGGGCCCTGGAAGCCATGCAGGAGGAAACAGAGAGGATTCTGAGTGAGAAGCTGGCCACCTTACAGAGCCATGTGGAAGGGGCTCAACGTACAGCACCGTCTCCAGAGGAACTGATCAGCCCCTTGACTTCCACCCTCCACAACCTCTCCCAACAAGTTCAAGCTCTGCAGAGATCTCTGGACAGCATGCAGGTTTCCATGCAGCATGACCACCAGCACTCCAGAGCAGATCTGCAGGGCATAATGTCCAAAGTAGTGAAAGCAGCGCAGGGCTCCTGGTCCGAGAGCCacgtggcagagctggagagcaaacTAG gaaaGGCAGTGGAGAGAAGCACCACAAGGGCCCTGGAAGCCATGCAGGAGGAAACAGAGAGGATTCTGAGTGAGAAGCTGGCCACCTTACAGAGCCATGTGGAAGGGGCTCAACGTACAGCACCGTCTCCAGAGGAACTGATCAGCCCCTTGACTTCCACCCTCCACAACCTCTCCCAACAAGTTCAAGCTCTGCAGAGATCTCTGGACAGCATGCAGGTTTCCATGCAGCATGACCACCAGCACTCCAGAGCAGATCTGCAGGGCATAATGTCCAAAGTAGTGAAAGCAGCGCAGGGCTCCTGGTCCGAGAGCCacgtggcagagctggagagcaaacTAG gaaCAGCAGTGGAGAGAAGCACCACAAGGGCCCTGGAAGCCatgcaggaggaggcagagaggatTCTGAGTGAGAAGCTGGCCACCTTACAGAGCCATGAGGAAGGGGCTCAACGTGCAGCACCATCTCCGGAGCAACTGATCAGCCCCTTGACTTCCACCCTCCACAACCTCTCCCAACAAGTTCAAGATCTGCAGAGATCTCTGGACAGCATGCAGGTTTCCATGCAGCGTGACCACCAGCACTCCAGAGCAGATCTGCAGGGCATAATGTCCAAAGCGGAGAAAGCAGCGCAGGGCTCCTGGTCCGAGAGCCacgtggcagagctggagagcaaacTAG gaaaGGCAGTGGAGAGAAGCACCACAAGGGCCCTGGAAGCCATGCAGGAGGAAACAGAGAGGATTCTGAGTGAGAAGCTGGCCACCTTACAGAGCCATGTGGAAGGGGCTCAACGTACAGCACCGTCTCCAGAGGAACTGATCAGCCCCTTGACTTCCACCCTCCACAACCTCTCCCAACAAGTTCAAGCTCTGCAGAGATCTCTGGACAGCATGCAGGTTTCCATGCAGCATGACCACCAGCACTCCAGAGCAGATCTGCAGGGCATAATGTCCAAAGTAGTGAAAGCAGCGCAGGGCTCCTGGTCCGAGAGCCacgtggcagagctggagagcaaacTAG gaaaGGCAGTGGAGAGAAGCACCACAAGGGCCCTGGAAGCCatgcaggaggaggcagagaggatTCTGAGTGAGAAGCTGGCCACCTTACAGAGCCATGAGGAAGGGGCTCAACGTGCATCACCATCTCCGGAGCAACTGATCAGCCCCTTGACTTCCACCCTCCACAACCTCTCCCAACAAGTTCAAGATCTGCAGAGATCTCTGGACAGCATGCAGGTTTCCATGCAGCGTGACCACCAGCACTCCAGAGCAGATCTGCAGGGCATAATGTCCAAAGCGGAGAAAGCAGCGCAGGGCTCCTGGTCCGAGAGCCacgtggcagagctggagagcaaacTAG GAACAGCAGTGGAGAGAAGCACCACAAGGGCCCTGGAAGCCatgcaggaggaggcagagaggatTCTGAGTGAGAAGCTGGCCACCTTACAGAGCCACGTGGAAGGGGCCCACCATGCAGCACCCCCTCCACAGGAAATGACCAGCCCCCTGACTTCCACCCTCCACAACCTCTCCCAACAAGTTCAAGCTCTGCAGAGATCTCTGGACAGCATGCAGGTGTCCATGCAGCGTGACCACCAGCACTCCAGAGCAGACCTGCAGGGCATAATGTCCAAAGCGGAGAAAGCAGCGCAGGGCTCCTGGTCCGAGAGCCacgtggcagagctggagagcaaacTAG GAACAGCAGTGGAGAGAAGCACCACAAGGGCCCTGGAAGCCatgcaggaggaggcagagaggatTCTGAGTGAGAAGCTGGCCACCTTACAGAGCCACGTGGAAGGGGCCCACCATGCAGCACCCCCTCCACAGGAAATGACCAGCCCCCTGACTTCCACCCTCCACAACCTCTCCCAACAAGTTCAAGATCTGCAGAGATCTCTGGACAGCATGCAGGTTTCCATGCAGCGTGACCACCAGCACTCCAGAGCAGACCTGCAGGGCATAATGTCCAAAGCGGAGAAAGCAGCGCAGGGCTCCTGGTCCGAGAGCCacgtggcagagctggagagcaaacTAG gaaCAGCAGTGGAGAGAAGCACCACAAGGGCCCTGGAAGCCATGCAGGAGGAAACAGAGAGGATTCTGAGTGAGAAGCTGGCCATCTTACAGAGCCATGTGGAAGGGGCTCAACGTACAGCACCGTCTCCAGAGGAACTGATCAGCCCCTTGACTTCCACCCTCCACAGCCTCTCCCAACAAGTTCAAGATCTGCAGAGATCTCTGGACAGCATGCAGGTTTCCATGCAGCATGACCACCAGCACTCCAGAGCAGATCTGCAGGGCATAATGTCCAAAGCGGAGAAAGCAGCGCAGGGCTCCTGGTCCGAGAGCCacgtggcagagctggagagcaaacTAG GAACAGCAGTGGAGAGAAGCACCACAAGGGCCCTGGAAGCCatgcaggaggaggcagagaggatTCTGAGTGAGAAGCTGGCCACCTTACAGAGCCACGTGGAAGGGGCCCACCATGCAGCACCCCCTCCACAGGAAATGACCAGCCCCTTGACTTCCACCCTCCACAACCTCTCCCAACAAGTTCGAGCTCTGCGGAGATCTCTGGACAGCATGCAGGTTTCCATGCAGCGTGACCACCAGCACTCCAGAGCAGACCTGCAGGGCATAATGTCCAAAGCGGAGAAAGCAGCGCAGGGCTCCTGGTCCGAGAGCCacgtggcagagctggagagcaaacTAG GAACAGCAGTGGAGAGAAGCACCACAAGGGCCCTGGAAGCCatgcaggaggaggcagagaggatTCTGAGTGAGAAGCTGGCCACCTTACAGAGCCACGTGGAAGGGGCCCACCATGCAGCACCCCCTCCACAGGAAATGACCAGCCCCCTGACTTCCACCCTCCACAACCTCTCCCAACAAGTTCAAGATCTGCAGAGATCTCTGGACAGCATGCAGGTTTCCATGCAGCGTGACCACCAGCACTCCAGAGCAGACCTGCAGGGCATAATGTCCAAAGCGGAGAAAGCAGCGCAGGGCTCCTGGTCCGAGAGCCacgtggcagagctggagagcaaacTAG AGCTGGTCACAAGGCAGCGTTACACAG TTGATGTCACCCTGGATGCTGACACAGCTCATCCAAGGCTGGAGGTGTCTGAAGATGGGAAGAGAGTGACAGATACTGGCACTATCAGAAATGTGCCCAGGACAGAGAAGAGATTTGATTCCCACACTTTCCTTTTGGCCAAGGAAGGATACACATCTGGGAAACGCTATTGGGAAGTGGATgttggaaagagaagaaactgggATGTGGGCATTGCCCGGGAGCCTGTGGCTCGCAAAGGGACACTGACTCTCTCTCCTAAGAATGGCTTCTGGGTCATAGGGTTAGCAGATGGGCGAGAGTATTGGGCCCGCACAGAGCCTTGGACACGTTTGGCTGTGAGTAGGAAACCACAAAAGATTGGGATCTTCCTGGACACCACAGCCAAGCAGCTGTCCTTCTATGATGTCCGCAAGAAGACAGCTGTGTACACTTTCAGCCTTGGTGGAGACAGCAGCCAGGAAGGGAagttctttcccttcttctcaaCAGGGTCCATTTCTGCAAAGCCTGACACAGAGGCACTGAAAATAGTCCAGGGCTTTGATGATGATGAATAG
- the LOC112996125 gene encoding myosin-11-like isoform X7, protein MSGQRGQQDPPQGFRGQRNSFARAKDEEDLPPVKSLIDHFEHLSQQDPPQGFRGQRNSFARAKSEEILPPVKQLREHSEHLRTAVERSTTRALEAMQEEAERILSEKLATLQSHEEGAQRAAPSPEQLISPLTSTLHNLSQQVQDLQRSLDSMQVSMQRDHQHSRADLQGIMSKAEKAAQGSWSESHVAELESKLGKAVERSTTRALEAMQEETERILSEKLATLQSHVEGAQRTAPSPEELISPLTSTLHNLSQQVQALQRSLDSMQVSMQHDHQHSRADLQGIMSKVVKAAQGSWSESHVAELESKLGKAVERSTTRALEAMQEEAERILSEKLATLQSHEEGAQRASPSPEQLISPLTSTLHNLSQQVQDLQRSLDSMQVSMQRDHQHSRADLQGIMSKAEKAAQGSWSESHVAELESKLGTAVERSTTRALEAMQEEAERILSEKLATLQSHVEGAHHAAPPPQEMTSPLTSTLHNLSQQVQALQRSLDSMQVSMQRDHQHSRADLQGIMSKAEKAAQGSWSESHVAELESKLGTAVERSTTRALEAMQEEAERILSEKLATLQSHVEGAHHAAPPPQEMTSPLTSTLHNLSQQVQDLQRSLDSMQVSMQRDHQHSRADLQGIMSKAEKAAQGSWSESHVAELESKLGTAVERSTTRALEAMQEETERILSEKLAILQSHVEGAQRTAPSPEELISPLTSTLHSLSQQVQDLQRSLDSMQVSMQHDHQHSRADLQGIMSKAEKAAQGSWSESHVAELESKLGTAVERSTTRALEAMQEEAERILSEKLATLQSHVEGAHHAAPPPQEMTSPLTSTLHNLSQQVRALRRSLDSMQVSMQRDHQHSRADLQGIMSKAEKAAQGSWSESHVAELESKLGTAVERSTTRALEAMQEEAERILSEKLATLQSHVEGAHHAAPPPQEMTSPLTSTLHNLSQQVQDLQRSLDSMQVSMQRDHQHSRADLQGIMSKAEKAAQGSWSESHVAELESKLELVTRQRYTVDVTLDADTAHPRLEVSEDGKRVTDTGTIRNVPRTEKRFDSHTFLLAKEGYTSGKRYWEVDVGKRRNWDVGIAREPVARKGTLTLSPKNGFWVIGLADGREYWARTEPWTRLAVSRKPQKIGIFLDTTAKQLSFYDVRKKTAVYTFSLGGDSSQEGKFFPFFSTGSISAKPDTEALKIVQGFDDDE, encoded by the exons ATGTCTGGGCAACGTG GCCAGCAGGACCCTCCGCAGGGCTTCCGAGGACAACGCAATAGCTTTGCACGTGCAA AAGATGAGGAGGATCTACCACCTGTCAAATCACTAATAGATCACTTTGAGCATCTGA GCCAGCAGGACCCTCCGCAGGGCTTCCGAGGACAACGCAATAGCTTTGCACGTGCAA AAAGTGAGGAGATTCTACCACCTGTCAAACAACTCAGAGAACACTCTGAGCATCTGA gaaCAGCAGTGGAGAGAAGCACCACAAGGGCCCTGGAAGCCatgcaggaggaggcagagaggatTCTGAGTGAGAAGCTGGCCACCTTACAGAGCCATGAGGAAGGGGCTCAACGTGCAGCACCATCTCCGGAGCAACTGATCAGCCCCTTGACTTCCACCCTCCACAACCTCTCCCAACAAGTTCAAGATCTGCAGAGATCTCTGGACAGCATGCAGGTTTCCATGCAGCGTGACCACCAGCACTCCAGAGCAGATCTGCAGGGCATAATGTCCAAAGCGGAGAAAGCAGCGCAGGGCTCCTGGTCCGAGAGCCacgtggcagagctggagagcaaacTAG gaaaGGCAGTGGAGAGAAGCACCACAAGGGCCCTGGAAGCCATGCAGGAGGAAACAGAGAGGATTCTGAGTGAGAAGCTGGCCACCTTACAGAGCCATGTGGAAGGGGCTCAACGTACAGCACCGTCTCCAGAGGAACTGATCAGCCCCTTGACTTCCACCCTCCACAACCTCTCCCAACAAGTTCAAGCTCTGCAGAGATCTCTGGACAGCATGCAGGTTTCCATGCAGCATGACCACCAGCACTCCAGAGCAGATCTGCAGGGCATAATGTCCAAAGTAGTGAAAGCAGCGCAGGGCTCCTGGTCCGAGAGCCacgtggcagagctggagagcaaacTAG gaaaGGCAGTGGAGAGAAGCACCACAAGGGCCCTGGAAGCCatgcaggaggaggcagagaggatTCTGAGTGAGAAGCTGGCCACCTTACAGAGCCATGAGGAAGGGGCTCAACGTGCATCACCATCTCCGGAGCAACTGATCAGCCCCTTGACTTCCACCCTCCACAACCTCTCCCAACAAGTTCAAGATCTGCAGAGATCTCTGGACAGCATGCAGGTTTCCATGCAGCGTGACCACCAGCACTCCAGAGCAGATCTGCAGGGCATAATGTCCAAAGCGGAGAAAGCAGCGCAGGGCTCCTGGTCCGAGAGCCacgtggcagagctggagagcaaacTAG GAACAGCAGTGGAGAGAAGCACCACAAGGGCCCTGGAAGCCatgcaggaggaggcagagaggatTCTGAGTGAGAAGCTGGCCACCTTACAGAGCCACGTGGAAGGGGCCCACCATGCAGCACCCCCTCCACAGGAAATGACCAGCCCCCTGACTTCCACCCTCCACAACCTCTCCCAACAAGTTCAAGCTCTGCAGAGATCTCTGGACAGCATGCAGGTGTCCATGCAGCGTGACCACCAGCACTCCAGAGCAGACCTGCAGGGCATAATGTCCAAAGCGGAGAAAGCAGCGCAGGGCTCCTGGTCCGAGAGCCacgtggcagagctggagagcaaacTAG GAACAGCAGTGGAGAGAAGCACCACAAGGGCCCTGGAAGCCatgcaggaggaggcagagaggatTCTGAGTGAGAAGCTGGCCACCTTACAGAGCCACGTGGAAGGGGCCCACCATGCAGCACCCCCTCCACAGGAAATGACCAGCCCCCTGACTTCCACCCTCCACAACCTCTCCCAACAAGTTCAAGATCTGCAGAGATCTCTGGACAGCATGCAGGTTTCCATGCAGCGTGACCACCAGCACTCCAGAGCAGACCTGCAGGGCATAATGTCCAAAGCGGAGAAAGCAGCGCAGGGCTCCTGGTCCGAGAGCCacgtggcagagctggagagcaaacTAG gaaCAGCAGTGGAGAGAAGCACCACAAGGGCCCTGGAAGCCATGCAGGAGGAAACAGAGAGGATTCTGAGTGAGAAGCTGGCCATCTTACAGAGCCATGTGGAAGGGGCTCAACGTACAGCACCGTCTCCAGAGGAACTGATCAGCCCCTTGACTTCCACCCTCCACAGCCTCTCCCAACAAGTTCAAGATCTGCAGAGATCTCTGGACAGCATGCAGGTTTCCATGCAGCATGACCACCAGCACTCCAGAGCAGATCTGCAGGGCATAATGTCCAAAGCGGAGAAAGCAGCGCAGGGCTCCTGGTCCGAGAGCCacgtggcagagctggagagcaaacTAG GAACAGCAGTGGAGAGAAGCACCACAAGGGCCCTGGAAGCCatgcaggaggaggcagagaggatTCTGAGTGAGAAGCTGGCCACCTTACAGAGCCACGTGGAAGGGGCCCACCATGCAGCACCCCCTCCACAGGAAATGACCAGCCCCTTGACTTCCACCCTCCACAACCTCTCCCAACAAGTTCGAGCTCTGCGGAGATCTCTGGACAGCATGCAGGTTTCCATGCAGCGTGACCACCAGCACTCCAGAGCAGACCTGCAGGGCATAATGTCCAAAGCGGAGAAAGCAGCGCAGGGCTCCTGGTCCGAGAGCCacgtggcagagctggagagcaaacTAG GAACAGCAGTGGAGAGAAGCACCACAAGGGCCCTGGAAGCCatgcaggaggaggcagagaggatTCTGAGTGAGAAGCTGGCCACCTTACAGAGCCACGTGGAAGGGGCCCACCATGCAGCACCCCCTCCACAGGAAATGACCAGCCCCCTGACTTCCACCCTCCACAACCTCTCCCAACAAGTTCAAGATCTGCAGAGATCTCTGGACAGCATGCAGGTTTCCATGCAGCGTGACCACCAGCACTCCAGAGCAGACCTGCAGGGCATAATGTCCAAAGCGGAGAAAGCAGCGCAGGGCTCCTGGTCCGAGAGCCacgtggcagagctggagagcaaacTAG AGCTGGTCACAAGGCAGCGTTACACAG TTGATGTCACCCTGGATGCTGACACAGCTCATCCAAGGCTGGAGGTGTCTGAAGATGGGAAGAGAGTGACAGATACTGGCACTATCAGAAATGTGCCCAGGACAGAGAAGAGATTTGATTCCCACACTTTCCTTTTGGCCAAGGAAGGATACACATCTGGGAAACGCTATTGGGAAGTGGATgttggaaagagaagaaactgggATGTGGGCATTGCCCGGGAGCCTGTGGCTCGCAAAGGGACACTGACTCTCTCTCCTAAGAATGGCTTCTGGGTCATAGGGTTAGCAGATGGGCGAGAGTATTGGGCCCGCACAGAGCCTTGGACACGTTTGGCTGTGAGTAGGAAACCACAAAAGATTGGGATCTTCCTGGACACCACAGCCAAGCAGCTGTCCTTCTATGATGTCCGCAAGAAGACAGCTGTGTACACTTTCAGCCTTGGTGGAGACAGCAGCCAGGAAGGGAagttctttcccttcttctcaaCAGGGTCCATTTCTGCAAAGCCTGACACAGAGGCACTGAAAATAGTCCAGGGCTTTGATGATGATGAATAG